A region of Jannaschia sp. W003 DNA encodes the following proteins:
- a CDS encoding carboxypeptidase M32, whose amino-acid sequence MNAPTRTSPYDQLMAFQRTTEALAAVAGRTGWDQETVMPPGAAPQRAEEMGALEEVLHARRTDPRIGAWLEAAEAPDLAAEANLRELRRSFERNRRVPAALASEIARVTSLAQGQWARARANEDADAFRPVLSEVVRLRREEAAALSEGDPYDALVQDYEPGGNGALMAAMFAEMRPRLVELRRRALAAEPAPRLAGHFPKDAQLALSREIAERFGYDFGRGRLDLAVHPFSSGSGLDVRITTRVDEADPFSCLYSTIHEVGHAAYEQGVDPAHLLTPIGRGVSMGVHESQSRSYENQMGRSEAFCGWLFGRMRETFGDIGVGSERDFYRAVNAVRAGYIRTEADEVNYNLHVMLRFDLERALIRGELEVADLEAAWNERFAADFGVAVDRPSNGFMQDVHWSVGLMGYFPTYSLGNLYAGCLFSALRGDLPGLDASLAAGDPSPATKWLRDRLQRFGALRMPGDTIREATGAEPSAEPLLRYLEAKFGDLYP is encoded by the coding sequence ATGAACGCGCCCACCCGCACCTCGCCCTACGACCAGCTCATGGCGTTTCAGCGCACCACCGAGGCGCTGGCGGCCGTGGCGGGCCGCACCGGCTGGGACCAGGAGACGGTGATGCCCCCCGGGGCCGCGCCCCAAAGGGCCGAAGAGATGGGCGCGCTGGAGGAGGTGCTGCACGCACGCCGCACCGACCCGCGCATCGGCGCGTGGCTGGAGGCCGCCGAGGCGCCTGACCTCGCCGCCGAGGCCAACCTGCGCGAGCTGCGCCGCTCGTTCGAGCGCAACCGTCGGGTCCCCGCCGCGCTCGCCTCCGAGATCGCCCGCGTCACGTCGTTGGCCCAGGGACAGTGGGCCCGCGCCCGCGCGAACGAGGACGCCGACGCCTTCCGCCCCGTGCTCTCAGAGGTCGTGCGCCTGCGCCGCGAGGAGGCCGCAGCCCTGTCCGAGGGCGATCCCTACGACGCGCTGGTGCAGGACTACGAGCCGGGCGGGAACGGCGCGCTGATGGCCGCCATGTTCGCCGAGATGCGCCCCCGGCTGGTGGAGCTGCGCCGCCGCGCCCTGGCCGCCGAGCCGGCGCCTCGGCTGGCGGGCCACTTCCCGAAGGACGCGCAACTGGCGCTCTCGCGCGAGATCGCCGAGCGGTTCGGATACGACTTCGGGCGCGGGCGGCTGGACCTTGCGGTGCACCCGTTCTCCTCCGGCTCCGGCCTCGACGTGCGGATCACCACGCGGGTGGACGAGGCCGATCCGTTCAGCTGCCTCTACTCCACGATCCACGAGGTCGGCCACGCCGCCTACGAGCAGGGCGTGGACCCCGCGCACCTGCTGACGCCGATCGGGCGTGGGGTGTCGATGGGCGTGCACGAGTCCCAATCGCGCTCCTACGAGAACCAGATGGGCCGGTCCGAGGCGTTCTGCGGCTGGCTGTTCGGACGGATGCGCGAGACGTTCGGCGACATCGGCGTCGGCAGCGAGCGGGACTTCTACCGCGCGGTGAACGCCGTGCGCGCCGGCTACATCCGCACCGAGGCGGACGAGGTGAACTACAACCTCCACGTCATGCTGCGCTTCGACCTGGAACGCGCGCTGATCCGAGGAGAGCTGGAGGTGGCCGACCTGGAAGCGGCCTGGAACGAGCGCTTCGCGGCGGACTTCGGCGTGGCGGTGGACAGGCCGTCCAACGGGTTCATGCAGGACGTGCACTGGTCGGTGGGGCTGATGGGCTACTTCCCGACCTACAGCTTGGGCAACCTCTACGCCGGCTGTCTTTTCAGTGCCTTGCGCGGCGATCTTCCCGGTCTCGACGCATCGCTGGCCGCGGGCGATCCGTCGCCTGCGACGAAGTGGTTGCGGGACCGTCTGCAGCGCTTCGGGGCGCTGCGGATGCCGGGGGACACGATCCGCGAGGCGACGGGCGCGGAGCCGTCGGCGGAGCCATTGTTGAGGTACCTCGAGGCGAAGTTCGGTGACCTCTATCCCTGA
- the ctaA gene encoding heme A synthase, with amino-acid sequence MAKRAIFEDVGTGARAEARAGGIDAGRRGDRGAVRVFLAVLFALVVAMIAVGGLTRLTDSGLSITEWRPVTGALPPLSAEAWEAEFALYRAIPEYQLQNRGMTLAEFQTIYWWEWGHRQLGRVIGLVWLLGFVGLLATKKIPPGWTGRLVLLGALGGLQGAIGWWMVSSGLEGTMLDVASYRLATHLGLAFVILGLIAWFMLDLSRSAADLLQARRLAEPRLATWGTVLIAAVLFQVILGALVAGIDAGRNYTDWPLMAGGLTPPDMWALEPWWRNLFENDGTVQFFHRLWGYALLGLVIAAAVAARRSAHRKTRLAFTAALHMTVLQIVLGVVTVMYSSPWYFAIVHQLGAVVLLVLVIRARHRAGTPLPQSVRQP; translated from the coding sequence ATGGCGAAACGGGCGATCTTCGAGGATGTCGGTACCGGCGCGCGGGCCGAGGCGCGGGCGGGCGGCATCGACGCCGGCAGGCGCGGCGACCGGGGCGCGGTGCGCGTCTTCCTCGCGGTCCTCTTCGCGCTGGTGGTCGCCATGATCGCCGTGGGCGGCCTGACGCGCCTGACCGACTCCGGCCTCTCGATCACCGAATGGCGACCCGTCACCGGTGCACTGCCGCCCCTGTCGGCCGAGGCGTGGGAGGCGGAGTTCGCGCTCTACCGCGCGATCCCCGAGTACCAGCTCCAGAACCGCGGCATGACGCTGGCCGAGTTCCAGACCATCTACTGGTGGGAGTGGGGGCACCGGCAGCTCGGCCGCGTGATCGGCCTCGTGTGGCTGCTGGGATTCGTCGGTCTGCTGGCGACGAAGAAGATCCCGCCCGGCTGGACCGGACGCCTCGTGCTCCTGGGCGCGCTCGGCGGCCTCCAAGGGGCGATCGGCTGGTGGATGGTCTCCTCGGGGCTGGAGGGCACGATGCTCGACGTGGCGTCCTACCGCCTCGCCACGCATCTCGGGCTGGCCTTCGTGATCCTAGGGCTCATCGCGTGGTTCATGCTCGACCTGTCGCGCTCCGCCGCGGACCTCCTGCAGGCCCGCCGCTTGGCCGAGCCGCGCCTCGCGACGTGGGGCACGGTGCTGATCGCCGCGGTGCTGTTCCAAGTGATCTTGGGCGCGCTGGTCGCGGGGATCGACGCCGGGCGCAACTACACCGACTGGCCGCTGATGGCCGGGGGCCTGACGCCGCCAGACATGTGGGCGCTGGAGCCGTGGTGGCGCAACCTGTTCGAGAACGACGGCACGGTGCAGTTCTTCCACCGCCTCTGGGGCTACGCGCTGCTGGGGCTGGTGATTGCCGCCGCCGTCGCCGCGCGCCGCTCGGCCCACCGCAAGACGCGGCTGGCCTTCACCGCCGCGCTGCACATGACCGTGCTGCAGATCGTGCTCGGGGTCGTGACGGTGATGTACTCGTCCCCGTGGTACTTCGCGATCGTCCACCAGCTCGGCGCCGTGGTGCTGCTGGTGCTCGTGATCCGCGCGCGGCATCGTGCCGGCACACCGCTCCCCCAATCCGTGAGACAGCCATGA
- a CDS encoding RNA methyltransferase, translating to MDTPDFVLVRPQMGENVGAAARAMLNFGLERMRVVAPRDGWPNERAVALASGAGRVLDAAVVSDTTADAVAGAHWVLATTARDRDLTKPVYDPEAAMREAARRIAEGQRVAVLFGPERTGLENDDVALANAIVSVPTNPAFPSLNLAQCVLLMGYEWRRTRGVAAPAVEMAGTEWASAAEMAALGDHFEERLDEAGFFFPAGKAPAMKRNLRNLWSRMPLTRADVQTFHGMMRQMVRWAGRDAAPRDAGDAPPPRNP from the coding sequence ATGGACACTCCCGACTTCGTGCTCGTGCGCCCGCAGATGGGCGAGAACGTCGGCGCCGCCGCGCGCGCCATGCTGAACTTCGGGCTGGAGCGCATGCGCGTCGTCGCCCCCCGCGACGGCTGGCCGAACGAGCGCGCCGTGGCGCTGGCCTCCGGCGCGGGCCGGGTGCTGGACGCCGCCGTGGTCTCGGACACCACCGCGGACGCCGTGGCGGGGGCGCACTGGGTTCTGGCAACGACCGCACGCGACCGCGACCTGACCAAGCCGGTGTACGACCCCGAGGCGGCCATGCGCGAGGCGGCACGCCGCATCGCGGAAGGCCAGCGCGTGGCCGTCCTCTTCGGCCCCGAGCGCACGGGGCTGGAGAACGACGACGTGGCGCTCGCCAATGCCATCGTCTCGGTGCCGACCAACCCCGCCTTTCCGTCGCTGAACCTCGCGCAATGCGTGCTCCTGATGGGCTACGAATGGCGCCGCACCCGGGGCGTCGCCGCCCCCGCCGTCGAGATGGCCGGGACCGAGTGGGCCAGCGCGGCCGAGATGGCGGCGCTGGGGGACCACTTCGAGGAGCGGCTGGACGAGGCGGGCTTCTTCTTCCCGGCGGGCAAGGCGCCCGCGATGAAGCGCAACCTGCGCAACCTCTGGTCGCGGATGCCGCTGACGCGCGCCGACGTGCAGACCTTCCACGGCATGATGCGCCAGATGGTCCGCTGGGCCGGCCGCGACGCGGCGCCGCGCGACGCGGGGGATGCGCCCCCGCCGCGAAACCCTTAA
- a CDS encoding thiamine phosphate synthase: MDAPRIYLVTPPEIDAAFAGRLRAVLDAHDVACLRLALATQDRDRITRAADMVREVAHPFEVPLVIADHAALVEPLGLDGVHLTDPRSLRKLRADWGDDPIIGAFCGTSRHDGMVAGENGADYVAFGPVGASLGAGEPAGRDLFAWWSEMVEVPVVAEGNLDPAAVESLRDATDFLALGEEVWSAEDAAARLAEILAPLR, from the coding sequence ATGGACGCCCCCCGGATCTACCTCGTCACGCCGCCCGAGATCGACGCCGCCTTCGCAGGCCGCCTCCGCGCCGTGCTCGACGCTCACGACGTGGCCTGCCTGCGCCTCGCTCTCGCCACGCAGGACCGCGACCGCATCACCCGCGCCGCCGACATGGTGCGCGAGGTGGCGCACCCGTTCGAGGTGCCGCTGGTGATCGCCGACCACGCCGCGCTGGTGGAGCCGCTGGGACTGGACGGCGTGCACCTCACCGACCCCCGATCCTTGCGCAAGCTGCGCGCCGACTGGGGCGACGACCCGATCATCGGCGCGTTCTGCGGCACGTCCCGCCACGACGGGATGGTGGCCGGCGAGAACGGAGCCGACTACGTGGCGTTCGGCCCCGTGGGCGCGAGCCTTGGCGCGGGCGAGCCCGCGGGGCGCGATCTCTTCGCGTGGTGGTCCGAGATGGTGGAGGTGCCGGTGGTGGCCGAGGGCAACCTCGACCCGGCCGCGGTGGAATCCCTGCGCGACGCCACCGACTTCCTCGCGCTCGGCGAGGAGGTGTGGTCGGCCGAGGACGCGGCGGCGCGGCTGGCGGAGATCCTCGCGCCGCTGCGGTGA
- a CDS encoding 1-acyl-sn-glycerol-3-phosphate acyltransferase has translation MISWDAAPQLAPPQLGARDWLRVLRRGVPLALVLAGGLAVLLLLRVAERPLCGLRRPVTPYVTQFVCRAAFRLLGLPRRVRGRVMRRDGICVANHASWLDIFALNASKRIYFVSKHEVAGWPAIGWLARATGTVFIRRDPREAARQAALFERRLRAGHRLLFFPEGTSTDGLRVLAFKPTLFAALFSETLRERMHVQPVTLAYHAPAGADPAFYGWWGEAGFAEAVLRVLARRRQGHVEVIYHEPMPVAAFEGRKALARAAEERVREGLREALDARAGGTAADREVPELC, from the coding sequence GTGATCTCCTGGGACGCGGCGCCGCAGCTCGCGCCTCCGCAGCTCGGCGCGCGGGACTGGCTGCGGGTGCTGCGCCGGGGCGTGCCGCTGGCGCTCGTGCTGGCCGGTGGGCTCGCGGTGCTGCTGCTCCTGCGCGTGGCGGAGCGGCCCCTATGCGGTCTGCGCCGCCCGGTGACGCCCTACGTGACCCAGTTCGTGTGCCGCGCCGCGTTCCGCCTCCTCGGCCTGCCGCGCCGCGTGCGGGGCCGGGTGATGCGGCGCGACGGGATCTGCGTGGCGAACCACGCGTCGTGGCTCGACATCTTCGCGCTGAATGCGTCGAAGCGCATCTATTTCGTGTCGAAGCACGAGGTGGCGGGATGGCCCGCGATCGGCTGGTTGGCCCGCGCCACCGGCACCGTGTTCATCCGCCGCGACCCGCGCGAGGCGGCCCGGCAGGCCGCCCTGTTCGAGCGGCGCCTCCGCGCCGGCCACCGTCTCCTGTTCTTCCCCGAGGGCACCAGCACCGATGGCCTGCGCGTCCTCGCCTTCAAGCCCACGCTCTTCGCCGCGCTGTTCTCGGAGACTTTGCGCGAGCGGATGCACGTGCAGCCCGTCACGCTCGCCTACCACGCGCCCGCGGGCGCCGATCCGGCCTTCTACGGGTGGTGGGGCGAGGCGGGCTTCGCCGAGGCGGTCCTGCGGGTGCTGGCGCGGCGGCGGCAGGGGCACGTCGAGGTGATCTATCACGAGCCGATGCCGGTCGCGGCGTTCGAGGGGCGCAAGGCGCTCGCGCGGGCGGCCGAGGAGCGGGTGCGCGAGGGACTGCGCGAAGCCCTGGACGCGCGGGCGGGGGGAACGGCCGCGGACCGCGAGGTGCCCGAATTGTGCTAG